The genomic region ACAATCTCATTTCAGAGATCGACATCCCTTGCACAAACACCTTACCCTGGCTGTCGCGAGGCTCTGCGGCAGTCGTTCATCAGAAAAGGCGCAGGTTTGGAGGCAACCAAGCTGATGTTGGCTTCGTTCTCTGACAGTACAGTGAAACAGTACAACACTTCGCTAAAGCTTTGGTGGCAGTATTGCAGCGAGAGCAACACTGATGCATTCAAACCCTCTAAGACATCCATACTTGCATTCCTAACAACACAATTCAACAATGGTTGTGGGTATGGCAGTCTCAATTCTCACCGGTCGGCCTTGTCAGCCTTTATAGGTAACAAATCGGTTCAGATGAGTGTGTAAAGTGTCTTCTTAAAGGCGCATACAGATCAAAGCCCATAAAAGCCAAGTACTCAAGCACCTGGAACCCTCAGGaagttttaaatgttatttcagAACTTTCCCTCGgaaagattacaaaaaaattggtaATCTTATTAGCACTTTGTACCGGCCATAGGATTCAGACGCTTTCTCTCATTAAActtcataatatattcatcTCTGAGAGCGGCATAAAGATATTGATAACCGATATTATCAAAACCTCGGCCCATAGTACGGATCAGCCAATTTTATATCTCCCATACTTTCGAGAAAATACAAGTATTTGTCCAGCAACAGTTCTATCAGATTACATTTCTAAGACTAGAAATATAAGACCTGAAGGAATTGACAAACTACTGTTAACACACAAGCGACCACATAAAGCTACAACGCAGTCCATCAGTAGATGGATCAAGCAGGTCCTGTCAGAGAGCGGGGTAGATATCAGTGTATTCGGTGCGCACAGCACGCGTCATGCGTCTACGTCAGCCGCAAGCGCCGCTGGCATCAACATTGAAACTATCCGCAAGACAGCAGGCTGGACTAGTTCTTCTCATTCATTTGCCCGGTTCTACAACAGAGTTGTCTTGGACGAAGGGGAGTTCGCCCGCTCTGTTTGCTTACGCAATCCATAAGATAAAACAAATCCATAATACCAATTTAAGTTTAGTTGATTATGTTTGTGAACTATTTAGTTGTGAACCAGAActaagaataattattaaaataattcggCTGATTCGTAActtaatcataaataaaatcataattataaaGAATTATGCTTTTAATTCCAAAACTTTCTGTTCTTAACATCTACAGTGTATTAAATCATATATGAATAATTAAGCaacgataatataatatttatgattaaaCGAACTTGTAAGTGAAGTTCGATCATTATTATATGAGTAGCTTAATTAGAATATATGATCACCCGCCCTCCCCGATGCACAGTTTATCCCAAATAATAGAAAGTTTTGTACAAGTTACACTACATACTCTCAAATAATGAGTAAACGACAAGATGGCGTACTAGGGCCGGGCGAGTAGACCGGAAATACATtaagaaatattgtttttaaaacatttaaaaaattgtgcGGAGTTACCAAGTACCTAGATAGGAAACTACAGTGTATTAAATCATATATTCTAATTAAGCAACTCATATAATAATGATCAAACTTCACTTACAAGTTCGTTTAAtcatatataattagaatttgCATTTCGAGAGAGACTCTGATCGGGCACTCAGCAGCACCCGCGTAGGGACTGTTATGGTAGTTACGTCTTAATATAGATTCCTGAGCAGGTAATGGGGCTCTTACCGTAAACATTAAtcatttggaaaataattacagttacttAGAGTTATtacggaattgatagtagattagatcaaataacagttaaaaaaaaacaagctattataaataaaccaaactaaatagtagaaaataaataatagttttaaaaagctaaaaaacaAGCTTTCTATAGAAAactgaactaaaaaatagaaaataaattttaataaatttaaattaagaatagtgttaaaaatttcaataaatataaattaataatagtgtgaataaaataaatatattttattgtaaaaaaaaagcatggggtcaatagttataaatattttattgacagatatgagtagagggattatcattttgataatatcttaaaaagcaccccacgctttttttaaaataaaatatatattttttttattcacactattattaatttatatttattgaaatttttaacactattcttaatttaaatttattgaaatttattttctatttttcagTTCAGTTTTCAATAGAAAGcgtgtattttagtttttttttaactattatttattatgtaaaatttataaaatcttaatgACGAACTGACTAGGCTGTATAGTAATCGATCTCTCGAACGCATGTCCCGAAAGTtacgaattaaaaacaaactaaaatgtCAAAGGCTGACATTGACACTTGTCTAAATTGTAATAATCCGCGGCAAACGaaaactttgtttgttattgttttgtttcatgtCTATGATCTCAggattaaatagaaaaaaactaaTCAAACATAATGGCTACAGAGGAAGAAAAGCTGCAAAATTTCCTCGCAGCATTGGATGCAGTCAAACAGGACTACACTTGCGGCCAATGTTCGGAAATGCTAAAAGATCCCGTTACCTTGAGTGTCTGTTTCCATTTAGTGTGTTCCTCTCATTTCGAAGGCCTAACTCACTGTCCAACATGTAAAATCCCTTTAACAAACTGCACTACTTATAAAGATGATGGTTTGAAAGAGACTGTTAACTCGGCACGGGAGCTGGATAAAATTTTCCAAGGTTTTCAACGGAGTGTATTACAGAAAAAAACCTCTAGTGGTACGAGTAAAAAGCGTGGCAAAAACCAATCGGATACATTTACGCCTCCTGAGGTAAGCAATAAAGGgaataaacaagaaaaaaccAGTTCACCTCATGTCAATACATCTCTTAAAGCTGTTAAAAGTAAGAGACCAGCGGTTAAAAATGAATTGAATTCAACAGTGCTCTCATCGGCTAGCTCCATTAATAAAGGCAATGAGAAAAAGAACAATAAGGGTGAGACAGCTCTTCATATAGCTTGTCGTTTGGGAAAAGTTGAATCTGCTGCAGAGTTACTGAACCAGGGTGCTAACACTAATACAAAGGATAACGCAGGCTGGACACCGTTACACGAAGTAGTACAGAATGGTCGACTGGACTTACTTAAGCTACTCTTACAATATAATACGTTGATTGACGTACCAGGCCAGGGTAATGAAACACCTTTACATGAAGCCATAAGATACAATCATAAGGTGAGATATGTTTGATAATTGCCCCATAGCCTAAGGAGTCAGAATGACGAAATGCAGATCACTAGGTCTTAGCTTTGATTTCCTCTGTCTGCAATCAATTGTTTTGAAttgagtttttctgttaaataattAAGGAAAAGTTTGGAATTGTTTTGAGAAATTTATGTTGTTTAAGCTATGCCAAAGAACATGTTAACTCACGCTCCAGTGAGTTAACATGTTCTTTGGCATAGCTTAaacatgagaataaataaataaatatactacgacaataaacacatcgccatctagccccaaagtaagcgtagctggtgttatgggtactaagatagctgttgaatatttttatgaatatagtacacataaatacttgtatacagataaacacccagacgctaaaaaacaatcatgttcatcacacaaacattttccagttgtggaaatcaaacccaAGGCCTAGGACTCGGAAAGTAGGGTTGCTGCCCAatacgccagtcggccgtcgaatgtacaaacattcttgcaaataaatgattaacaTATATTGTATGTACTAGTTATATAGACCTAGTCAATAGACTTGCGTGGAGTACTTTggaagtttgtctgtttgtttaaagagcaattgctgagtttagAACCGGGACAGAGTCATTACAAGCAGACAGAATTgatgcttttaaaatataaaagcttataAAGTAGCCtaacttaatttatatacaacttatcttaatatatataaatctcctgtcacgatgtttgtccgcgatggactcctaaactactaaaccgattttaaattaaattggcacaccgtaagcagtctggtccaacttaagagataggatagcttagatctttaattatagtcgcaattttattttattgcaaattatttgtctataattaattgacagtcacgttaaatcgctaagccttaaatgattaacatatatatatatatatatatatatactatatatatatatatatatactatatatatatatatatactactataattatttaaggcttagctaaggcttagcgatactgaatactttaaaaacaaaattaaacgcagacgaagtcgcgggcaacagctagtaattatatataacttatcTTAATAACTTTTTACTTACTAACTCTCCATCTTTTCAactactctatgccaaaaaatcaagttaattggttagGGTGGGAAGAAACAACAAACAATCACATTtctgtattaataatataaaacaattttttttttaaattttaggatATTGCCATTGAATTGGTCAAGAACGGAGCGAACGTTAATGCTCGCAATTGTAAAGGTGAGACACCAATGCAGTTAGCCTCTGATGAAATGAAAAGAGTGCTCAAACATGCCGAGGAAAATATTATTCAGACCCAAGGCATAAATATAACGTTCATATCTGAACTACACTCAGAGTTGGATTTCGATGAGATTAACGCTTTTTGTGTATCTACGTTTCGCACTGTGCACAATAAACTCAAACTGCTTGCGAAGCATCACACAAATTTACATGTTGAAGCAAAGTTAACAAAAAAAGTCACTCATCTGATAGTGGACGCAGATGAGAATGACGTCTGCACATCAAGTTTGGAGGTTTTAcaaggtaattttttattacattaaacttATTTCTGTACGTTAATAACCTGCATGTATCTTTACTACATATTtactatctatactaataataatactcaaactcatatttaagtatttatggtatattaagatatatatatatatatatatatgtgtatatgattagtatatttattttttatatttattaatagtattttttatttgagtagtctggtttatgtattggtatgtagatattcgtatgcatgtactaaatagtgtaccccacctatttgttttctttttagttttcctaatcctaaggttgcctggcagagatcgctacttagcgataaggccgccttttgtatcctgcttcattcttcatgtgtttgttcttttttttgtctcgtttttctgagtggtgtacaaataaagagtataaataaataataataacaataataataatagtcctTAAAACGGCGcctattgtgaggaggttcctcactctggagccctgaccgccggttgcttgggcattcaaaagccccgcaagcggagggtggaagtttattttttttaaatgtgttttttattttatttttaatcattgttaataattaaaaagaataaatgatagagtatagaataataataatcttaattgaaaggtataaacccagttattaaaatataaaaagataaattaaataacaaaataataataacaagtaacaataaaaatattgtagacgcacgtccgtcataataattgtatagtttGTCATAGTTTATGGTTTATGGTTACTAAACAACtccatcctttttttttttcgacgCTTGGATatgcgtttaggcatccctgtcggagggtatgtgggactcgctggccGATGAAGCATTggcccactaaaacccagcagAGTCGCCTGCGCCCAAATTGGGGGCTCAAAAGATCGCGGTCGCATGCAATTTTGACGCCCCGGCGCACTCGCCGTAGGCACGCAATGGTGTCTACGGGGACGGCATAAGATGCGCCTCTTGCCACCCGTTCTCCTTCTTCGGAGGGGAAGAGTATCAGCCGCCTGCTCTTTCTCCCTCTCCGAGGCCTCCTTCAAAGCCATTATGGCTTCGCACAAGGAGGCCAACCGACCTCGCTGCCGAGCATCTGATTGATAATACTCGACAGTGAGATTGTCTCCGTCCAGGAGTGACACCATTGCGTGTCTTTGCGGCGCCCATGACGCACATAATGCCAGAAGGTGGAGCGCCGTGTCTTCAGGCGCACCACCCTCGTGCTATATCGGCGAGGCCTCCCTCCTAGCTATCCCGTGCAAGTATTTACCAAAACAGCCGTATCCGTTAAGCACCTGCACAAGACGATATGACAGTGCACGCAGAGCTTGGCGAAACAGAGTCCTCTCGGCGCGAGTACCTCGCCACAACAGGGGTCCGATCCTTCCCATCCCAACCTTTCCGGATGAGCCAAAGTCATCCGCCATCTCCGATGGTCCACCCGTCTGGAAGGCCAGGCGGGCCGACAATCAAAGACAGCAAAGCAAAGCGACCGCCTACAACTTTTAAGAACTAATTAAAAGCAAACAACAGCGTAAGGcctaaacaataacaataggAAATCAGTAATAGCGACAGGTAAGAAAtagcaacaacaacaacaacaacatatATCAAGTGGTCCTTAAAAGGGCCCTTAAACGATTCCCGAGGGgcgagataaataaataaatataaatatactacgacaatacacacatctagccccaaagtaagcgtagcttgtgttatgatactgatatagctgatgaatattgtttgatgaatataatacacataaacacttataatatatagatatatatataattcactGGCTCACTACTACAGTCACGAGTGCAGGCTACTTGGTACGtgagacaataataataataaataaatatactacgacaatacacacaccgccatctagtcccaaagtaagcctagcttgtgttatggatactaagataactgatgaatatttttattaataataaatatatataaatattataatatacatataaacacccaaacaccg from Pararge aegeria chromosome 26, ilParAegt1.1, whole genome shotgun sequence harbors:
- the LOC120635423 gene encoding BRCA1-associated RING domain protein 1-like, encoding MATEEEKLQNFLAALDAVKQDYTCGQCSEMLKDPVTLSVCFHLVCSSHFEGLTHCPTCKIPLTNCTTYKDDGLKETVNSARELDKIFQGFQRSVLQKKTSSGTSKKRGKNQSDTFTPPEVSNKGNKQEKTSSPHVNTSLKAVKSKRPAVKNELNSTVLSSASSINKGNEKKNNKGETALHIACRLGKVESAAELLNQGANTNTKDNAGWTPLHEVVQNGRLDLLKLLLQYNTLIDVPGQGNETPLHEAIRYNHKDIAIELVKNGANVNARNCKGETPMQLASDEMKRVLKHAEENIIQTQGINITFISELHSELDFDEINAFCVSTFRTVHNKLKLLAKHHTNLHVEAKLTKKVTHLIVDADENDVCTSSLEVLQGIVSGIWIISTNWITKSSQEKLEPFKDYEVLGVGTKLYKGPRNSRYNKYKQLPGIFNGCHFYLHNYNVKHEISPMIVFTKASLSKLITDAGGVVLRRVPNPELIPDAEKLVPYHAREGSKLFNCSHYIIFKDMYEPMYNMTHIKALPIGWLLECIEKYELCEPW